The Candidatus Eisenbacteria bacterium genome includes the window GGCCCCCTGGGCACCCCGATCGAGGTCAGGCGCCACGAGAAACCGGTCGTCTGCATGGGCGGCGGCGTCGGGATCGCCCCGATCTGGCCCAAGGTGAAGGAGCTCTACGACCTCGGCAATCACGTGATCACGATCATCGGCGCGCGGACCAAGCGCCTCCTGATTCTGGAGGAGGAACTCCGAGCCATCTCGACGGAGATCCATGTCACGACGGACGACGGCTCATACGGACGTAAGGGGTTCGTGACGGGTGTCCTGCACGATGTGCTCGAGCAACGCGAGGGAGAGATCGCCGAGGTGATCGCCGTCGGTCCCCTTCCGATGATGGAGGCCGTCGTCAAGGAGATGGCCGGCAAGGGATTTCGCGACGCCTACGACCCCTCGCTTGAGTACGACCCCTCCCGGATCCCTTGCATCGTGAGCTTGAATCCGATCATGGTCGATGGAACCGGGATGTGCGGCGGCTGTAGGGTCAGCATCTGGGATCACGCGAAGGGCGAGTATCAGGCGCGCTTCTCTTGCGTGGACGGCCCCGCCTTCGACGGCTACGCCGTCGACTTCGCGGGCTTGAATAGGCGCAATCGGCAGTACATCAGCCAGGAAAGGGTCGCTAGACGCGATGGATCGGGAGCAGGCGCGTAAGGAAGCCCTCAAGCAGAAGACGAAGTCGCCGATGCCGATGCAGGACCCCGAGGTCCGGGTCCACAACTTCTCATCGGTCGAGCTCGGCTACACGCCGGAGATCGCCTGGACCGAGAGCAGCCGATGCATCGCATGCAAGGACCCCCGCTGCGTCCCCTATTGCCCCGTCGAGATCGACATACGCGCGATGATGGACGCCGTCCGTCTGGAGAACTACGAGGAGGCCTTCCAGGTCATCTGCCGCTCAAACCTATTCCCCGCCATCACCGGCCGCGTCTGCCCGCAGGAGAGCCAGTGCGAGATGGTCTGCGTGCGGGGCGTGAAGGGCGAGCCCGTGGGCATCGGATTCGTCGAGAAGTTCCTCGCCGATTGGGCGCGGGAGCGCGGCATCCGGCCCAAGGCCGACATGCTTCCGCCGAATGGGAAGACGATCGCCATCATCGGCTCCGGGCCCGCCGGCATGTCGGCGGCGGCCGATCTGGTCAGGCTCGGCTACGGGGTGACGATCTACGAGGCCCTGCACAGGCCGGGAGGAGTCCTGATCTATGGGATCCCCGAGTTCCGCCTCCCGAAGGCGATCGTGGATTACGAGATCGACAACCTGCGAGCCCTCGGAGTCGAGATCGTCCTGAACACCCTGGTCGGGCGCACGATCACGATGGACGAGCTGATCCAGGACTTCGATGCGATCTTCGTCGGCACCGGCGCGGGCCTTCCCTACTTCATGAACATACCGGGCGAGCAGCTCAACGGCGTCTACTCGGCGAACGAGTTCCTGACCAGGGCGAATCTCATGAACGCCCGGTCCTTCCCGGAGGCGCCGACCCCGATCCACCACGGAAAGTGCGTCGGAGTCGTGGGCGGCGGGAATGTCGCGATGGACGCCGCGCGGGTCTCGAAGCGTCTGGGCGCGGAGCAGGTGGACATCATCTACCGCCGCACGCGAGACGAGATGCCCGCGCGCCGCGACGAGATCCACCACGCGGAGGAGGAGGGGATCAACTTCCTCTACCTTCACGCCCCCGTCGCCATCTATGGGGACGAGGAGGGCTGGGTGAAGGAGGTCGAGATGATCCGGATGGAGCTCGGCGAGCCGGACGACTCGGGCCGCAGGCGCCCCGTCGTGGTCCCGGACTCCAACTTCCGCAGACCGTACGACGTCCTTGTCATGGCGATCGGGCAAGGACCGAATCCGCTGCTGGCAAGGCTCACGCCCTACCTCAAGACGAACAAGTGGGGGCAGCTCGTCATCGACCCCAAGAAGCTCTCCCTGGACGGGAAGGAGGCGGCCGTCGCGGCCGGAGAAACCCCCCCGGAGATCCCGATCATCTGCGCTGGAGGGGACATCATCGGCTCCCAGGCCGGCGCGGGCGGGACCGTGATCGCCGCCATGGGACACGGGAAGATCGCGGCCCGCACGATCCACGAGGCCCTGCAGGAGCGCCCGCCCAAGAGCGGGACCGCGCCATCGGCAGACGCCTGACCGCGAGGACGCCGTCGGCGAGGCCGAACCTGGTCGCGTGCGGAGGAAAGGGATCGGGTAGCCAATCGATGCTGAGGCGATCTCTGATTCTAGTCCTCCTCGCCGGGCTCTGGGGGCAGGCTCACGCCGCGCTTCTCGAGGGACGGGTCATCGATCAGGAGAGCAAGCAGCCGGTCGGCATCGCCGCGGTCTTCGTGGGAACCATCGCGCGCACGGAGACCGATGCGTCGGGTCAGTTCCGCCTCGACGGTCTGCCGCCGGGAGAGCAGATTCTCCGCGTCGAGCACGTGGGGTTCGAGCCGTGGAAGAGAACGATCGTCCTGAGCGACGAACGCTCGCTCAAGATCTCCGTCCGGCTCCAGGCCAGGATCGCCACCCTCGAGCCGGTCGATGTCACATCCGCGCGGCCCGATCCCTCCGTTCCCCAGAGCAAGAGGACGCTGACCGGTGTGACGATCCGGCGCTCCGCCGGGACGGTCGCGACCGATCCGCTGCGCGCGATCCAGTCGCTCCCCGGGGTCGCCGCCGCGGCGGGGGATGACTTCTCCGACCGCTACGTCGTGCGCGGAGGAGAGCCGGAGGAGAACCTCGTCCTCTTCGACGGTTTCCCGTTGCTGCAGCCGATCCACCTCGAGGGCTTCACCTCGGTCGTCTACGACGACCTGATCGGTGGCATCGAACTCTATCCTGGAGCGCTTCCGCCTCGATTCGGAAACGCGCTCTCGAGCGTGACGCTCTTGAGCCCCGCCCAGCCGAAGAGAATGCGCGCGTACTTCCGCTACGATCTGGGATCGGTTGCCCTGGGAGGCGAGATCCCTCGCGGAGAGGCCTCGGTTCTCGGCGCGGGCCGGATGAGCTTCTACAACCTCCTCTTGCAGCGTCCGCCGGACGTGGAGGATCGCAGCTTCCAGGACTTCTCGGCCAAGGCGACGCGCCCCGTGGGCGCGCTCGTAGGCTCCGTGACGGCCGTCGCCTCGCGCGACCGAGAGACTGGCAATCTCGATCGCTCGGCCGACTCCTACCTGCTTGGCGTCCGTCTGGGGAGCAAGCCTGGGCCGAGGATGGCCCGGGTCGGACTCTCCCTCTCGGAACGCGATCGCTCGACCAGCTTCCGCGGCCCGGACGACAGGGTCTCTGAGGAGACGGTCGCCGAACTCCGTCGCGCCCTGGCGTCGTGCGAGATCGTCTGGGGATTCAGCTCCTCGTTCCAGACCAGGCTGGATGCCGAGGTCAGCCGAGACCGTTTCTCCGGGAAGAGCTTCATCGCTGTCCAGGACCGCGTCCCCGATCTCGCGCTCGCGAAGGACGAGGGGGGCTTCGTATCGGCGGAGGGAACCTGGAGCGCGAGGGCGTTCGCCGTCTCCGCCGGCGGCCGCCTGGAGAGGATTCCATTCACCAAGGGAAGGAAGGGATCGCCCTACGCCTCGCTTCGCTTCCGCGGACTGAAGCGAGTCACACCTGGAGTCGGCTGGAGAATCGTGAGACAGAGCCCCTTCCCCCTCTACGACAACCCCGTCGTCGCCGGGCTTCCCCTGGAGCCGACATCCCTCCTCAAGGCGGGCAAGGGCGAACTTCCGCCGAGCGCCGCCGAGCATCTCTCCGCATCGTGCGAGTTCGAACTGCTCTACGGCTTCGGAGGCGCGGTCGAGATCTACAGGAAGCTCTATGGCAGCCTCGCGCGCTGGGATGACCCGGCCGGTCCCGCCCCCGGGCAGATCCACGGCGACGGGAAGGGGAAGGGAGAGGGGATCGAGATGACGCTGCGGCGTCCTGCGGGTCGCTATGCGACGGGTTGGGTCTCCTACTCCATCTCGAGGACGCGCAAGAAGGAGGGACCATCAAAGGCCCTGCGGCCCAGCGATCACGACCGGCCGAGAATGGGGCAGCTCGCGCTCGAGGTTCCTATCACGAGCGGGACGATCATCTCCGCTTCTTATCGGATCTCCTCGGGCCGCCCCTACACACCCGTCGTCGGCTGCGAGGGTCCGTACAACCTCATCAAGATCCCGGCCGACGAGGCCAACGGCGAACGCCTGCCCGACTACCGCAGGCTCGACGTCAAGCTCGAGCACCGTGTCTACGGCGACCGGAGGGACGCCTTCTTCTACCTCGATGTC containing:
- a CDS encoding sulfide/dihydroorotate dehydrogenase-like FAD/NAD-binding protein; translation: MSDTEGALKGKNYAILKKRTLVEGEDAILEYVVDAPLIARHAQAGQFVILRTANEGERIPLTIAAYDREAGTIALIVQIVGLSTRKMAELEAGDAILDLLGPLGTPIEVRRHEKPVVCMGGGVGIAPIWPKVKELYDLGNHVITIIGARTKRLLILEEELRAISTEIHVTTDDGSYGRKGFVTGVLHDVLEQREGEIAEVIAVGPLPMMEAVVKEMAGKGFRDAYDPSLEYDPSRIPCIVSLNPIMVDGTGMCGGCRVSIWDHAKGEYQARFSCVDGPAFDGYAVDFAGLNRRNRQYISQERVARRDGSGAGA
- the gltA gene encoding NADPH-dependent glutamate synthase, which produces MDREQARKEALKQKTKSPMPMQDPEVRVHNFSSVELGYTPEIAWTESSRCIACKDPRCVPYCPVEIDIRAMMDAVRLENYEEAFQVICRSNLFPAITGRVCPQESQCEMVCVRGVKGEPVGIGFVEKFLADWARERGIRPKADMLPPNGKTIAIIGSGPAGMSAAADLVRLGYGVTIYEALHRPGGVLIYGIPEFRLPKAIVDYEIDNLRALGVEIVLNTLVGRTITMDELIQDFDAIFVGTGAGLPYFMNIPGEQLNGVYSANEFLTRANLMNARSFPEAPTPIHHGKCVGVVGGGNVAMDAARVSKRLGAEQVDIIYRRTRDEMPARRDEIHHAEEEGINFLYLHAPVAIYGDEEGWVKEVEMIRMELGEPDDSGRRRPVVVPDSNFRRPYDVLVMAIGQGPNPLLARLTPYLKTNKWGQLVIDPKKLSLDGKEAAVAAGETPPEIPIICAGGDIIGSQAGAGGTVIAAMGHGKIAARTIHEALQERPPKSGTAPSADA